A window from Bordetella petrii encodes these proteins:
- a CDS encoding NRDE family protein, protein MCLAVLALHSVAGVPVLMAANRDEFHARPTQAAAAWPGRPAIYAGRDLRAGGTWMGVDERGRFAVVTNFRDPLHILADAPSRGALTEDYLRGTLSPADYAAAVHQRGARYNGFNLIVGDAATAWYVSNRDGAPRALPPGIYAVSNHLLDTPWPKLARTKAAFEQVLRQAPQPDLPALYATLFDRTPADDASLPDTGIGLARERLLSSPFIISPDYGTRGSTVLALHADGRGELHERRYGPDGAPAGDSDLAFQWHG, encoded by the coding sequence ATGTGTCTTGCCGTGCTTGCCCTGCATAGTGTTGCCGGTGTCCCGGTGCTGATGGCCGCCAACCGCGACGAGTTCCACGCCCGCCCCACCCAGGCGGCCGCGGCCTGGCCGGGCCGGCCCGCCATTTATGCCGGCCGCGACTTGCGCGCCGGCGGCACCTGGATGGGCGTGGACGAGCGCGGCCGCTTCGCGGTCGTTACCAATTTCCGCGACCCTTTGCATATTCTGGCCGACGCGCCCTCGCGCGGCGCGCTGACCGAAGACTACCTGCGCGGCACGCTGTCGCCGGCCGACTATGCCGCGGCCGTGCACCAGCGCGGCGCGCGCTACAACGGCTTCAACCTGATCGTGGGCGACGCCGCCACGGCCTGGTATGTCAGCAACCGCGACGGCGCGCCGCGCGCCTTGCCGCCGGGCATTTATGCGGTGTCCAACCATCTGCTCGACACGCCCTGGCCCAAGCTGGCGCGCACCAAGGCGGCCTTCGAGCAAGTACTGCGCCAGGCGCCGCAGCCCGACCTGCCGGCGCTGTACGCCACGCTGTTCGACCGCACGCCCGCCGACGACGCCAGCCTGCCCGACACCGGCATCGGGCTGGCGCGCGAACGGCTGCTCAGCAGCCCGTTCATCATCAGCCCCGACTACGGCACGCGCGGATCCACCGTGCTGGCCCTGCACGCCGACGGGCGCGGCGAATTGCACGAACGCCGCTACGGGCCCGACGGCGCGCCCGCCGGCGATAGCGACCTGGCCTTTCAATGGCACGGCTGA